A genomic segment from Helicobacteraceae bacterium encodes:
- a CDS encoding DUF411 domain-containing protein → MRFTFRKAAIAAAIAIVFAPIALASSQKSISATVYKDPNCGCCNEWIAHLEKNGFVAKIINESDAKTRNALGIPNRFASCHTAKIGDYAIEGHVPANDILRLLQERPDAIGLSVPNMPIGSPGMDGEAYGGLSEPYQTLLIAKDGSASVFNEYK, encoded by the coding sequence ATGCGTTTTACGTTTAGAAAAGCGGCGATCGCCGCCGCGATCGCGATTGTTTTTGCGCCGATCGCGCTGGCAAGCTCGCAAAAATCAATTTCGGCGACGGTTTATAAAGATCCAAATTGCGGTTGTTGCAACGAGTGGATCGCTCATTTGGAGAAAAACGGTTTTGTCGCAAAAATCATAAACGAAAGCGACGCTAAGACGCGAAACGCTCTTGGAATACCGAATCGTTTCGCCTCCTGCCATACGGCGAAAATCGGCGATTACGCGATCGAAGGGCATGTTCCAGCAAACGATATTTTGCGTCTGCTTCAAGAACGACCGGACGCGATCGGGCTATCGGTTCCAAATATGCCGATCGGCTCGCCCGGAATGGACGGCGAAGCGTATGGCGGGCTAAGCGAGCCATATCAAACGTTGTTAATCGCGAAAGACGGCTCGGCAAGCGTTTTTAACGAGTATAAATAA
- a CDS encoding site-specific integrase, whose product MGIASRAAHIYMRGGIIYVYGRIDNRTYRYTTGRTATKDNIEWARNNWESFLIKAIRKKKAKQAEKKREARKAEREAAKQKEDRELRSSGSDTIAGYGVRALELGANLRRDGANRKYDYIFRKRIVPVFGAYRIDEIKAADIKRWQLDLINEGLAASTIKQYRSVLNAVMKEAVSDEIVNRSPLSVVKPPKGQPKEKKPFSIEEIDLLIAKEQDSWFRDFLILSFFTGLRTGEAFGLEWKHIDFEKKIISVKQTIYKGSLGTPKTPSSERDVDMLPIVEDALRRQYLRTGYLDSFVFVNHRNSVIKDISYARKKLWRSLLERCNLEYRELYSTRHTFASIMLSENEEPMWVSAMLGHKNLSITLSVYAKYIPRKEVKRAKFLDNLKFD is encoded by the coding sequence ATGGGTATCGCATCGCGCGCCGCGCATATTTATATGCGCGGGGGGATTATATACGTCTATGGGCGGATCGACAACAGAACCTATCGCTACACCACGGGCAGGACAGCGACGAAAGACAATATCGAATGGGCGAGAAATAACTGGGAGAGCTTTCTGATTAAAGCGATCAGAAAGAAAAAGGCAAAACAAGCCGAGAAAAAGAGAGAGGCGAGGAAAGCTGAAAGAGAAGCCGCTAAACAAAAGGAAGACAGGGAGTTGCGTTCAAGCGGAAGCGATACCATAGCCGGATACGGCGTTCGCGCTCTTGAGTTAGGAGCAAACTTACGCAGGGACGGCGCCAATCGCAAATACGATTACATATTCCGCAAGCGGATCGTTCCTGTATTCGGCGCTTACAGGATCGACGAGATTAAAGCCGCCGACATTAAGCGGTGGCAACTCGATCTAATCAATGAGGGATTGGCGGCTTCAACAATAAAGCAGTATCGCTCCGTATTAAATGCGGTAATGAAGGAGGCTGTCTCCGACGAGATCGTTAATCGCAGTCCTCTTTCAGTCGTTAAGCCGCCAAAAGGTCAGCCCAAAGAGAAGAAACCCTTCTCCATAGAGGAGATAGACCTGCTAATCGCTAAAGAGCAGGATAGCTGGTTCAGAGATTTTCTTATTCTTTCCTTCTTTACAGGCTTAAGAACGGGAGAGGCGTTCGGGCTTGAATGGAAGCATATTGACTTTGAAAAGAAAATCATAAGCGTAAAGCAAACTATATACAAAGGCTCTCTTGGCACTCCTAAAACGCCTTCAAGCGAGAGAGACGTCGATATGCTCCCCATAGTGGAGGACGCTTTAAGAAGGCAATATTTAAGAACAGGCTATCTTGATTCTTTCGTCTTTGTCAATCACCGCAATAGCGTGATTAAGGATATTTCTTACGCGAGAAAGAAGCTCTGGCGATCCTTGCTGGAGCGATGTAATCTTGAATACAGAGAACTCTACTCGACAAGACACACTTTTGCCTCTATAATGCTTTCTGAAAACGAAGAGCCTATGTGGGTATCAGCGATGCTTGGACATAAAAATCTGTCAATTACTTTGAGCGTCTATGCCAAATACATTCCAAGAAAGGAGGTTAAAAGAGCTAAGTTTCTAGACAATCTAAAGTTTGACTGA
- a CDS encoding conjugal transfer protein TraG N-terminal domain-containing protein produces the protein MTKQLFTLTLLAFIPSALFADTPIYVWGSGDTIAEAFRALSQTIGATGKGLTAVAVSIGGMIVIFKFAGAMGKPIAPFDLVKYPAMVILLQQIFLSLNGSPKYMVIDETTNTPYSVGKLPLAIGESFALFSNMQRSILSALDKFYTTPNSLSFRNSGLGFAMSVHDSIATARPLNSAVMASFNAYMEDCLVNESGLNPSFKMRLNQSSSLIDDLKVNTNFITTYYSTIDGSASVEYCPNAWDKIASNLTTESRRFLSQLASSMGYDISPSANPSATEFGDKVGTVANHYLGMSQDAETYVTQSMLVNMNNQGVRTMSAMSGINLSAMAWMPAYAERKAQSAFYTSGFMAKKYMPIMQATLITIVICVSWILVLLTIAMHDIKYIRLFITLMLTISLWMIIASIMNFSFDLQLEKAIKTITYNVTTGAYQLVFKDALDSTIGDRLAMLGYISWLIPILAFALAKGSDVAFAGLFSMLGHAFGGAANAASNTSVDKQATGGHSAYSPDKGFSYGSSISGGSVSYFDETATYNRMHDMGGYPTSWIERELNGHTHTETANSAAKLNSVDGRVTDANVAGINAQHLENKTATAQQSLQETAQQVATRTREELFSVKEDGSFRYNAKEDASAREAYKQEFLKTFENAEALAKATGMSSEAAAQLYADAHASTGLKILGNGAEVAVGARGTLTGKGSTSESATSNITDKDIERLNRAMDTAMGRALAIDENKANTFSQSSGGKLSEAYSNLQAKQEALSVAESTQANLSKNRLIEYAQYMGETEYGFSHERAQTALQNLNAMGAEQASAEIGRILGAPKAIASAQNEINNTQIVDNFDYGAALANARQQNAQAGIDYRAAFEANKEFFADRGLISKANANTIGEDKMKELVNGAIGRGDNLKGSPDFVRAMPAPFDEIGISASNTVGTKRHNPFDPRNKK, from the coding sequence CGTAGCCGTATCAATTGGCGGTATGATCGTCATATTTAAATTTGCCGGAGCTATGGGCAAACCTATCGCTCCTTTTGATTTAGTCAAGTATCCCGCAATGGTTATTCTGCTGCAGCAGATATTCTTATCGCTAAACGGCTCGCCTAAGTATATGGTCATAGACGAAACGACAAATACGCCTTACTCCGTGGGCAAGCTACCTTTAGCGATAGGCGAGAGCTTCGCTTTGTTTTCTAATATGCAAAGAAGCATACTCTCCGCTTTAGACAAGTTCTACACAACTCCCAACTCGCTGTCGTTTAGAAACTCAGGGCTTGGTTTTGCAATGAGCGTTCATGATAGCATAGCTACGGCAAGACCGCTTAATAGCGCGGTTATGGCAAGTTTCAACGCCTATATGGAGGATTGCTTAGTTAATGAATCTGGTCTCAACCCATCGTTCAAAATGCGGTTAAATCAAAGCTCTAGCCTTATAGACGACTTGAAGGTAAATACCAACTTCATAACAACCTATTACTCTACCATAGACGGCTCTGCAAGCGTCGAATACTGCCCTAACGCTTGGGACAAGATAGCGTCCAATCTTACGACCGAGTCCAGACGCTTTTTATCTCAGTTGGCTAGTTCTATGGGATACGATATAAGTCCAAGCGCCAACCCTAGCGCCACCGAGTTTGGAGATAAGGTTGGGACTGTGGCTAACCATTACTTAGGTATGAGTCAAGACGCTGAAACTTACGTTACCCAATCAATGTTGGTAAATATGAACAATCAAGGAGTCAGAACAATGTCGGCTATGTCCGGCATTAACCTAAGCGCTATGGCTTGGATGCCGGCATACGCCGAGAGAAAAGCTCAGTCGGCGTTTTATACGAGCGGCTTTATGGCTAAGAAATATATGCCCATAATGCAAGCGACGCTGATTACCATCGTTATCTGCGTATCGTGGATATTAGTGCTTTTAACGATAGCGATGCACGATATTAAGTATATTCGCCTATTCATAACCCTTATGCTTACAATCTCTTTATGGATGATCATAGCCTCCATAATGAACTTCAGTTTCGATCTTCAATTAGAAAAGGCGATTAAGACCATAACATACAACGTAACTACGGGAGCGTATCAGCTTGTTTTCAAAGACGCTCTGGATTCTACGATAGGCGATAGACTGGCTATGCTTGGGTATATTTCGTGGTTAATACCTATTCTTGCTTTTGCTTTGGCAAAGGGGAGCGACGTAGCTTTTGCGGGACTCTTTAGTATGTTAGGACACGCCTTTGGAGGAGCGGCTAACGCGGCTTCCAACACAAGCGTAGATAAACAGGCGACCGGAGGACATAGCGCGTATAGTCCCGATAAGGGGTTCTCTTATGGAAGCTCTATCTCCGGAGGGAGCGTCTCCTATTTCGACGAAACGGCGACCTATAATAGAATGCACGATATGGGAGGTTATCCTACAAGCTGGATAGAACGAGAGTTAAACGGACATACGCATACCGAAACCGCCAATTCAGCCGCAAAGTTAAACAGCGTTGACGGTCGAGTTACGGACGCTAATGTAGCCGGTATTAACGCTCAACATTTGGAAAACAAAACGGCGACGGCGCAACAATCGTTGCAGGAGACCGCTCAACAGGTAGCGACTAGAACGAGAGAGGAGCTATTTTCGGTAAAAGAGGACGGTTCGTTTAGATATAACGCTAAAGAGGACGCGAGCGCGAGAGAGGCGTATAAACAGGAGTTTCTTAAGACGTTTGAAAACGCCGAGGCTTTGGCTAAGGCGACGGGGATGAGTAGCGAGGCGGCGGCGCAACTATATGCCGACGCGCACGCTTCAACCGGATTAAAAATTTTGGGAAATGGCGCAGAAGTTGCCGTCGGCGCGCGCGGAACGCTAACTGGCAAAGGCTCAACCTCTGAAAGCGCAACGTCAAACATTACCGATAAAGACATAGAAAGACTCAACAGGGCTATGGACACCGCTATGGGCAGAGCTTTGGCTATAGACGAAAACAAAGCCAATACGTTCAGTCAATCAAGCGGCGGAAAGTTAAGTGAAGCCTATTCTAACCTACAAGCTAAACAAGAAGCTCTTAGCGTAGCCGAATCCACTCAGGCAAACCTATCAAAGAATAGATTGATCGAGTATGCGCAATATATGGGTGAGACAGAATACGGTTTTTCGCACGAAAGAGCGCAGACGGCGCTTCAGAACCTAAACGCTATGGGAGCTGAACAGGCAAGCGCGGAGATCGGAAGGATTCTCGGCGCGCCAAAAGCTATAGCAAGCGCTCAAAACGAGATTAACAATACGCAAATCGTCGATAATTTCGATTACGGCGCGGCTCTAGCAAACGCTCGACAGCAAAACGCTCAAGCGGGAATAGATTACAGAGCCGCTTTTGAAGCCAATAAGGAATTCTTTGCCGATCGGGGGCTAATTAGTAAAGCCAATGCAAACACGATAGGCGAAGATAAAATGAAAGAGCTTGTCAATGGAGCGATAGGACGAGGCGATAATTTGAAGGGGTCGCCTGATTTTGTGAGGGCAATGCCCGCGCCGTTTGATGAAATCGGTATAAGCGCTAGCAACACTGTAGGGACTAAGAGGCATAATCCGTTTGATCCAAGAAACAAAAAATGA